One Nicotiana sylvestris chromosome 12, ASM39365v2, whole genome shotgun sequence genomic window carries:
- the LOC138883225 gene encoding uncharacterized protein: protein MSLKIKEEITKKIKAKVLRVVEYPTWLSSIVPVPKKDGKVREMTLLNLTTVGGCSSMELQTSKEWALERFWYQKQVEAVSYKAVTKKVVPDFVKDRIVFRFRVPESIITENATNLNSDLMKAMPQMNGVVEAANKNIKKILRKMVENNKQWHEKLPFALLGYRTTVCTLTWETPYLLVYGTEVVIPAEVEIPSLRIIHEAELSDAEWIWSRYEQLAFIDRKRMNAVCHSQHYQNRMSRAFNKRVKPRQFAPGQLVLKKIFSHQDEAKGKFSPNWQGSYIGHRVQIGGALTCKNGRRSLDKTNQFRRC from the exons atgagcctaaaaatcaaagaggagatCACTAAGAAGATCAAGGCCAAAGTCCTCAgagtagttgagtacccaacctggttatccagcattgtaccagttccgaaaaaagatgggaaagttaga GAAATGACATTACTAAATcttacgacggttggaggatgttcttcgatggagctgcaaacttcaaaggagtgggcattggagcggttttggtatcagaaacag gtagaggccgtatcttacaaagctgtaaccaagaaagttgtcccggactttgtcaaggatcgtattgttttcCGATtcagagttcccgagtccattatcactgaaaatgccaccaatctcaacagtgacctgatgaaagccat gcctcaaatgaatggagttgtggaagctgccaacaaaaacatcaagaagatactaaggaagatggtagaaaataacaaacaatggcacgagaagttaccctttgccctattgggataccgcactacggtCTGTACATTAACTTGGGAAACtccctatttactggtttatggtaccgaagttgtcattccagccgaggtagagattccttctttaagaatcatacatgaagccgaactcagcgatgcagaatggatatgGAGCCGCTATGAGCAACTGGCCTTTATAGatagaaagagaatgaatgcagtatgtcacagtcagcattatcagaacagaatgtcccgagctttcaataaaagagtcaaaccaaggcaattcgCACCAGGACAGTTGGTACTAAAGAAGATCttctcgcatcaagatgaagccaaagggaaattctctcccaactggcaaggttctTACATTGGTCACCGGGTGcaaataggaggagcactcacttgcaaaaatggacggagaagtctggacaaaaccaatcaattcagacgctgttaa